DNA from Acanthochromis polyacanthus isolate Apoly-LR-REF ecotype Palm Island chromosome 7, KAUST_Apoly_ChrSc, whole genome shotgun sequence:
AAGTCagataaatgtacattttagatAATTGTGTGAGGTTTAAACTaatatgtaatattttgtggTAAATTCACATCATAAATCACACTGTAGGGTCTTtacaataatatttaaatttgttcaaaaaagtcacaaatcaagttttatttctctgaaAGTACTAAATATGAAAGACAATGAAGTATATCTAAAGAGACAAACATGATGACTTAAACATGTAAAGTCCAATATAAtatcatccattatctacacaccactttatcctctggAGGGTattgggggctggagtctatccatctgactgagggtgaaggttcacctggacaggtaacatcCATCAGgaactcacattcacacctacagacacttTAGAATCACCTCAGagtgtctttggactgtgggaggaagtttgAGTGGAAAGTGTCTGGTCAGATGTTCTGATAAAACAGCGTCACAGCAGCATAAAGCTTAAATCtgaggaagatgaagaagcTGTTTGTTTCAAACTGCAGCAGTCCACATATTCACAAACATACTGAGTTCAGCTTCACATGAGAGATTCAAATGTTGGAAAAGACTCTGAGGTCTGAACACACTTCACATGATTAAAATGTTCAGATCTGAGtagaaataaactttaataaaacagcagaagtggtcgatcagaaatcacagcagttCTCAGTTTAGTTTCAGTCAGTTTCTACTTCAGGGACACAACTTTCACTTTTGGAATCTGTTACGCCCAGCCTCGGGGTTGTTTGAACGCAACATGAAATGCCATCCTTCACAGGTGTCAAGCAGccacacaaacactttttcCTCTGAGAACATGAATAATTTATTCACTATAAATGTGATAACAAAAGTTGTggttgacaaaaacaaaaaccaacataaaCAAAAGCCACATTATCCCTGAGAGTCAGTCTTAcctaccaaaataaaagtggttaaattaaACAGAAAGCTTTGGCTCCCTTTCTACGTAAACAagagaaaacactttaaaccaAAGTGGCAGCTCACTCCTACCATACATTTACCACACTACTTGCTGTGTCCACACAAAGAACACTGTGCTAAAGCTGGGTGTGCTGGTTAGGATGCAGTGGAGGACGGCCAACCCATCCGACTGTCTCTCACTTCCAGCAACATCATCCTTCCACCTTAAGTACTGCTTTCTTTGGTAGCTCGACCAATCCTGTCTTTTTTCTATGGCACAGCCCTATTTGAAAAGTAAACAGGCAGATAGACAGGAagcacacacaaagcacaggagaaactacacacatacacaaccaCATGTAACAAATCACTTAACATTTAAACTTCTGGATTTTACACATAGAAACATAAAGCTGTGTTAGTGCAGCACTCAGAGAAAATGTTGTTTGTATGAATAATAATTAACTTTAGAATGGAactgacaaataaaaatgattcaaagaTCCAGAAAGTGACGAATCTTCTTCAGTTTGAATCAGAGTTCAGCAGGAGAATAAACCAGAATAAAACCTTCAGATAAAGTGAACAcagcgtgtctgtgtgtggacgGACATGTAGAAGTGATCATTTTCAGTTTAATCTCAGATCAAACActtcagtttcacattttactCCTTAAACAGCAGGAATGAGTCTCTAATGGAAGTTAAAGTGAATTCAAAGGTTCTTTAAAGCAGGaaatgtttgttattttatagaGTTAAACATTAATGCAGGTTATAGATGAAGTCTTGTTTGATAGTTTTAATAACTTGTTGGTCTGGTTCAACCACATCAACACACCTTACAGAAATATGAGAAGATCACATGACGCTGTCGTCTGATCAGAGTTCTGCAGATAATCAGCTCCACCTGAATGAACAGCATTAAAATACTGCTTCCACTCCGCTGTGGAACAGAAACACTGTTCAACTAATAACTGTGGATCATTTCACTAGTTGTGCTTCCAGACATTTTACACCAATATTAAAGCCAAAATAATCccagaagaacaaaaacagtgCAGCAGGAGGGCACTAGGACCCAGGGACAAGGCAAcagcagctcacctgtccaGAAGCAGCACAGGTGAGTCAGCCTCATTCTGACTCCTGTCATCAGTCTGAGTGGACGTTTCTGAGGTGAGTCCAGCAGAGTGTTTCTACTGACAGAGGTTTATTACCGCCCGGACAAACGTCGTTTGccagaaggtattgttttgagctgcgaGGTCTTGCTTGCTTTTTCCGTTGtttgtaacaatttggtttgcgcgcgataactcgataaaatatttatgtagcctcaccatatatGGTACACAGgcgtaccataataagacacaggtcaagtttgAATTTGGTGactgtgacctcattttcaaggtcacaggggtcatctgtGTCGCCGGCcagtccaagtttggtaaaacgtCTTGTTGTTGGTGTCTTTTATAGAATGTTTATTGTGGaacatgtctgtatttttatgaagttttctgtttgttttataaagTAGGTCTGCGAGTATCACTgtgattctaaactgttttCACCTCTGATCACTGAGAGGAATTTGTGTCGTGTTGAGCTACAAATACACAATACTTTCTGTCTGCTGACAAAAAGTTTATAAATTTAATGAACTAGAGAAGATAAATCTTTATCGTCACTGGACGTCGGACTGTCAGTGGAAAATTAAATTCTGCACGACTTTCTCCCTTTAAATACAagataaataaattaagaaaataaaataataataaaaaaatactaaatagtGGGGTAAAAGACATAAATAGAAATCTTTACATGAAAAAGGTACAAAAACTCTGCAAGCGGCAGCAGATaagtaaagaaaacagatcCAGTTGGCAATTTCAACAACGTTCAGCCACAGTTGTGTattatttccacattacagcttccagatcacagagtctctacaaaagaacacatttaGTGACAGgtatctggaaatgaatgatattttattttactttatgagcAAAACAACTTGCCAGGGTCTAGAAGCTATTTAAAATTCACAGTTAATGTCTTTGCTgtaattttttacactttgcaaagtgggctagactggaccctctggtgggctgGTTTTTGTACTGCGGGCCACATCTTTGACACCCCTACGCTAGAATGTGTGACAAACCGTtctctgaaatgttttctttagtgatctttattttaaaaatgttcttttctcGGCAGAATATGATAAAGGAATGAGATGAAATGTGTGAAccatatttatcagatttattTGTGACGTCCAGTCTTCAGATAGAACACAATGTTTAAATATACAACTAATAAGTGGCAGCAATTCATGTTCATGTTAGTTTCTGcatgcagctttaaaaaaaaattggcagTTGGCAGGAAACTGTCCTActttttttactttcacttttgcTCTTCTTTGTGTTGCAGCAACAACTTGAGCGTGTgagagaacagcagaaaaacaagacgAATGCAACGTTAAAGtaagtgaaagtgtgtgtggACTGTGTGAGAGTAAagttaatataaatattacagacTGAAGGTGTGAATGTTTCTGGAAGCTCCATCAGTTGGTTTCTGTCACTGACTAAATTCATGAGCTGCAGGCGGTGGTCTGTGTTTTGATACAGAAGCAGAATCAATGACATGAGGCCaaataaaagtgaaagaaatCAGGTTTTCATCTTTAGTAGattctgagatattgttgttcaaacagcctcaaatttaaATGTGAGAACCTGCAGAAAGTCAACAgacatccattcattctctatacaccaattaatcctcattagggttgcaggggggctggagtccatcTCAGCTGAAGGCAGatttcacctggacaggtaacagtccatcacagggctacacatagagacaaacaatcacactcacattcacacctacagtcaatgtagaatcaccagttaacctcagtgtgtttttgaactgtgggaggaagctggagaacccggaaaaaaacccacacatgtacagggagaacatgtaaactccatgaagaacgatcccagacccaggccggGACACCAACTGGGGCAAggtgacggtgctaaccaccgatcctTGCCCTGCAGCCCCCCTTGGGTAGACAGGACATTTTTGAATCATCTCTGAAAGTATTTGACAATCAAGTTAAAATTTCAAATATCTTTATACACATCCGTAAAATATACAGTGAAATTTTAGgtaaatcagagatggttgagcagaaactGTCGTAGAAATTTGATGATATGAGatgaaatgatgcaatatgaAAAACattgacttttcttttctttttctttatttgtttcgGAGGGACACTGcacattaataaacattttatatatattaaaaaaaaatgtaaacgcACCCGAATTAGCCAAAAGGCTAGTTTACACTCTGGCATGTCAAAACAGATTCCGTCTGCCTAAGtagaacattttctttctttcattcacATGGAGGTGTGGTGATGCAGTAAACCAGTTCAAGGTTACTGACAgattaaaatttaaatgcagTGTCTTTGTGCTGCAGATGGAGAATCAGAGTCTCACAATACAGGatgcttattattattaatatattaatGATTACAATATTAATATAGATCAGATTGTCATCTGAATTTCCCTGAAAAATCTGCTGCTTCATATTTCAGGGATTAAACCAAACCAGGAGGGAAACATGACTTACATAACAGACAAACTTACATGttaatgtttgtatttattataaatgtttgtatttataaTTGAAAAGAATGTTTTTGAATGTCTTTGGATTTTTGCTGCATCAGAAAATTCATCCGTGACTTATTAAAAGTTTGGTTTTAGGGAGGTATTTCCTGGTGTGTATTATACTGCTCACTGCACCATTTCTGGCCTTATTGGTTTGTCAAAGTGTTAAGAAGCCAGTGGAACCTGAAAGGGTTAAGTTTAAATCTTCAGCATCAGTCATGTTACAAAGTGACTGAGGTgaagactgaacagactggttgAACTGAAACTTTAGGCTGCTTCAGTCTTAGTTTTTACACTGATCAATGGCACTCAGAATACTTGACAGATCTGTTCAGGTAACAAACCACATTTATGAACTAGAAACAAACCATGTTTCTATATTCACCAAAAATGCATTCATTATATTAATAAAGAAATATGTAGAAGTCAGACATTTTTGGCTGTCATTAGATCAGCTGTTCTTTAAGCTCAGACTCTAATTTGTGGATAATAATGTTCctataaatgaaaaatgataaaattcCAATTTAAATAATGTTGTTGGGTCTTATTTCAACCAACCAGGTAATCCCCTgaggggaaattctgattttcacATATCCCTCCATCTGGGAGGGTCAGAGTGCAGGGTCAGCCACGGTACAGTGCCactggagcaggaagggttaagggccttgctcaCAGGCCCAACAGTGGTCACATCAGGGTTTGAATCACTAACCTTCTGATTAGTAGACCAGCAAATTAACCTGTTGCTCCACCACTGCCCCATTTTGTTTTATACTGTTATAGAATAAATAACATTATGAggtcttaaccttaatattaGGTCAGATAAATTTATATAATTAATCGTTCTATAGGGTCTTAAATTGAAATTATTCTAATTAGTCTGTTCTTATTTGTAGATAAATACTGTTcctgtaaaactgaaaaatgacaaaatcgtcaCCATCAAGTTCATTCAATATGCAGATTTATACAACGACTGTTTGGATTTCTTTGAAAACCTTAACTTTAATTGTAGTCTCTtcaagtgacaattttgtttgttttttcctttcttctcttAGGTTTCTGAAATAAGGAGTTGGCTCACACTGAATCAGTCTGAAGTAACAAACTGACATAATGGAGACTGCAGCAGCTTGTGAGTTCATTTTACATATAAGCAGAATTTTGAATGTTTCTAATGTTCAATGGCAGTACAACAAAGTATTTCAAGAATACTGTGACCACTGACTGTGGTCCACCTGTTCTGacttaaagtaaatgtagtTGACACAATCTAGACGTATTAGATTCTACACTGAAAGtcagtcaaaaacaaacaaaatacgACACTTGATATGTTCCAAAAATAATGAAGAATAAATCACTTTAGTTAGAACAGGTAATATCTGACTCATATctcacactttttaaaaatctttactTGATTGTGTAAATAAATTTGTATCTGTCTCTCTTCACAGATGTGCCCCTCCCTGAGGATCATAGCTGGGAATTTCTGCCACCTGAGAGTGAGTTTAACTGACCTGAGTGTGAATTGTACCAGTTTTAAGAAGGCTTCAGCTTGGCCACATTAGAGTAGAAGCACAACTGAATTAAGGAACAAGTGTTCTTCAGTGACTTTGATCAAAGCAGAGCATGTTCTGCCATTTATGACAACATACTGTTCTTGGTTGTTGAGGGCCGGACCAATACACTTAAAAGCTCTGCTCAAtatatatcacaataaaaacagtaaatgaaacAATACAATGAAAATGTGGAACACAGAACACAAGTATTTAATgaaagattttgttttttcatttaaacCATGATTGCTGCCTATTGAGTTGTAGATATTTACTATCATAAAGACATacttaaaatgtgaaactgacTTTCCAAGTGCTTTGACTACTTTTCAGCATTCACTGTTTTCATAAACGAAGCAAATAAGCCGTCACTCAGAATTTATTTCACAAGAATGTGACCATCAGCTGGCAGAGATTTGAAACTTGCCTTATCACGTCAGTTTTCATTCATCATGAACGCTATGAGGTAACCGCTACAACTTATCTGGACTACCAGGTGCTGGATGTTCAATAACATGGCAAACATATCATAACATTATAGTGTTGTCAGTTTTTTCTATGTTTACATTAAGATGACTGTAGCATAGTGAagcataaagaaagaaaacagctacAAACTACACTTACAGCAATGTTCAATATATCTCAATTGCCAGAgtgtcactgggtctcccagccccggggtggggaacagcccggtgctgttgcctcctttgcctcttcgggtgtagtcggatcttccctctattggtttcttctggataacctcagaacctcttaggactctccgtttggcagagtgtggtcttcgcttgttgaacaaagtcagaaaaagactttgcttccaacaatgtcctcagcgatctctggagcccaagtcccgcgtcgtcttcccgtctcttgggcaatagaggaaggtgaagattcttcagaactccggccaagttccctttgcagctcttcttagcagctccggcgaacatcTCCCGTCTAACCCTTCTGTGCTGCCGCTCTTATACACTCTCCTCTACACACAtctctggctaggtacgccttctgacaccgtctaacttatgcaatcaacttgttGTCACATACAGCAgcaatacagaagtcatgttgttacagcaaatacacagtgtccacattcagtttaacacacacacatttcagccagccctcttgggtttttcccaaacttcccttttttccgaggaggctgcaatgtcattgtggctgccgagtcatggtgactgttgttttctgcacttctgctttcttaaggcctggacacacaagcctatgaggcctgtacgcacacacagagcctaaacaaggattactttacacagaatcacttcttaaatcattcttctcaatctgaacacaataaatcatctgaatcattactttaatcaaatcaacacttcaaaaatgtatatatatttcagcaagcataatcatatggttaacttataatgtttcttcttatgatctttatttgtctgcttcaaaacctttgttaccttaaggccataatgagcctgagtgCTTTCTGAGACCTCAATCATCTGCATCTCACTtgacacaataaaaacagtaaatgacaCAATACAATAATGTACAATAATTCTACAATAATGCGGAATGCAGAACACAATTATTTagcaaatattcacaaaaacatttttaaaaatgtgcaaaaccacCAATGACCCCCCTCACATAGGCCTCTGCCAGATGTTCCCACTTCACCTTCACTACACATCTGGGTtcaccaggggcctcatttataaaacattgcatgggatccatactaaaagtttgcgtatgCCGAAAATTTGAAATAGGCGTacgcccttcgcccctgatttgtaaaactgtgcgtaagcacagctgcacacaatttcacacaccagctggaagattgcgcaggtggatccacctcacatcccgtccacaacacacccacattttaccatgaatggtcaatgcaaagtaactcatgaatgtatctgtatataaataagctgctgatccacggcatttcacgcagtgccggcctgcagtcttttccctacactgctgtgtgtcaggatgaatgaatcatgtgttgacccaggccaccctgccactaaatttgttatgatcatgtccgatgtacaaataatttgtacattgattgaatgtacattgtTTCAGTTCACATggacaaattcatcttcactcggatCCCTTACAGctacatgagtgcagtcagttacgccgattacatttgggaaacgggacatcgctgcaaattgccgtttaatgttggcctgttcacccacagtgtaaggaaacctgatgtattgactggtcatgtttataatgtcatccaaaacagctggcattattgcgctgagggatggttgtgatatcccagacctaaaggacatcatctaactgtatatcagacccagataggatttagacaacaaatgtaacctcatatattcttcatataaaacacatacctgtcggccaattcccgctggaaggagctgatcgccagaaaccccagagtcatcagctcctgtgtctgtactgggatggcgtggtttcggcgggtgggtcggtctaagacagggcccagttcagcacatagatccaagagcactgctctagggaatctaaatccgcttattagccagtcatcatcaTGGACCAGAAAATCTCTGTGGTCCCTAAAAACTCTCTCCATTCTGCCTACCattaacgtgatcttccagcaatgccagcgcatccattgtgccacattacacaCGGCTGTCACCcactatttatccgcttgatcagcgattggactgattgtcacatgccttttccaaattagtaatcaatcagtgccactcaccgctctatatcatttgaagatggaagtttgatatatgaacatagttctgcaaatacagtggtaggccgaatggcgcactatatgaacatctacaacaatgagggtttatgattatccggctctacaagtctaatatgtgataacaataaaggtttgagatcaatctggctttaattcaccacttcaccctccggcactgccgttccctctgtctccaaaatgtgcgtaagcaagcatcaaagttggagCACCGGTGCGCATATTCTcatgccaagtttgtttttttaaaatcacagagaaagtGGCGTATGTcactttctatgcaaaggtgaaaggcgtacgccactttctggccctgttttgtgcgtacgccagcatcaagcatcaaggttggtgcaccggtgcgcacattctcaagccaagtttgtttttataaatcacaacctttgcgtagaaagcgGTGTAcacactttctagccctgttttgtgcgtacgcatgctctataaatgaggcccctgatcTGTCCACCAttggatccaactcaccaccaggtggtgatcagttgacagctctgctcctctaTTCACCTGAATGTGTGTGGTACCAAGTACAGTCATGAGTCACCTTATGGCCTTATGTCTGGTGTTCGCTATGGCCAATCCATGattagcacagaagtccaataaaaGAACACCACTTGGATTCAGATCACTCTAGCTGTTCCACACTCCATTCCACATTTCTCCATCATTGTCCACGTGAGCATTGAAATTctccaggagaactatggagtcTGCAGGCAACACTCCTTCCCAGACACCACCCAGAGAATCCAAGAAGGTTCAGtactctgagctgctgttcggtgcataagcacagacaacagtcaaaGATGTCCTCTCTGCAACACTCACTGTCAGAGAGGCAACTCTCTCATTCTCCAAATATAACTCCAGCAGAGCAGCACTCAGCTGGAGCTTGTAAGTTTCCCCACATCTGCCCAGTCCCACTCACCCTGGGCAACTCCAGAAAAGGAGAAAGTCCAACCCCTCTGCAGGAGTTTGGTTCCAGAACCATTGTTGTGCATGGAGGTGAGCCCAGCTATATCTAGTTGGTAACACTCCATCTCACATACCAGCTCAAGTTCCACGTTTCCACAACTAGTCTAtgccagacagagagagggaagcCTAGGTGCCTGCTCCTGTCCACTCCATGGATGGCATAGCACCTAACCTCAATGTCCAGCCTTGCAAACAGTGGGTCCACTGAGCGGTGGCTTTGTGTTGTCCTTTTGATCAAGTGTCTGCCACATGACACTTGCTGGCAAACTACCCTGCTGGGCCTGACTCAAGGATGATGCCCCAGTCTCACTACTCTAGATAAAGTGGCACCTTTGTGATTCATTAGAAATACATGAATTACCTTCTGTCTGGTCCCTCCCCTAGGACCAATATGCCTTAGAAGACCCTACCAGGGACTATTGCCCCtaacaacatagctcccaggatcacaggatAACTCAAATCCCTCCACCATAACAAGGTGGCTATTTAGGGGGGCACTTAAATGCAGTTTCTACATAAATGTACTTTAAGTTACTTTCCATCACTTTTCAACAGATCACATCAACAcctaaaaaaagacacatcatGTTGACTTGTCTTTTAAATGTCTACAGTGTAGGATTAGGATGACCAACTATGGAACATAGTAATTATAATTATGTAAGCTCGTAACCATCTGAAAGCTGGATTTGCATTTTTAGAACAAACCATTTGTATCTACTGAGTGAGCCAGTCGTCTTCATGGAGTCCACCATGTTCTAGCTGTCTTTACACAGCAGtccaaaatcaacaaaacattaaCTCAGAGATTTTGTGTTGTCCTCAGCTCAGATTTTCCTATTTGCTTTGAATGGGAAGGATAGAGAGCTGCCTGTAATCTACAACCTCACAAGAAGATGCCAATAAATCCTAACCCACCTTTAAGCTGTCACCAATGTATTGACTGCAGAGTGACAATCTTAAATAGAAGACCAcatataaacaaaatgactaaagttcCCAAATAACAGATGGACTTTatgggaatttaaaaaatgtatatgtaCATGTATAGCCTGCAGATTTTTACATCAGCAGATTTTGTTACGGCTTACATGAGTAATGACTTCCTTTGTAATTGTAGTCTATCCTCTCAGATCAAAGGTTCACAGAGTtaacttttgtttgtttcctaaATTTCAGTGTCTGAGCTGAGGGTTGTTCTGCTGGGGAGCAGCTGGTCTGAGAAGACAAAAGTGGGAAACATACTTCTGGAACAATCATTGTCCTGCAAGGAACAAAGCTCTTGTATGAGAATCAGTGGACCGATGCAGAACAAAAAAATAGCTGTCATCTACACCCCAAATCTGCCACCTCTCTCTAGCTCTATGAATGAACTAACAACATTTATAAAAGACTGTGTGAAATATTCTGCACCTGGTCCTCATATGTTCCTGCTGGTTGTACAGCCTGAAGATTTCACTGAGGGACATGGACGGAGGCTCTGCACAGTCCTTGAAAACTACAGTGATCGATCATTTGATCATTCAGTGGTGCTGATATTAACGCCCAGAGAGGAGAGTCCAGGTTGGAAGGAGAAACACATGGAGAACGGTCCCTTAAAAGACCTGAGCAGTAAATTTAGACACAAACTCTTGGTGAAAGACCTTGACCGTGTCCAGCTGCTGACATGCTTTggtcaaattttaaaacggaACAAAGGAGAACATGTGAGCTATGAAGCATTTGAAGACCCAACAGCTACTTTAGAAAGCCTGAAACAAAAGACAACACCGACTCCAATCAGAGATGCTGTTATAACTTATggtgagtgaaaaaaaactattttcacaagAGGATGAAAACTTTCAATACATACATGTTCCTCCTATTCTCCTACTAAATACTGCAAactaatgtcatatttttacagGGTTGCATGCAACTAAAGAAATCTCTGCTCAGTTCTCACTTTCAGGAACCAATCATTCATCTCAGGGTAAGTCAATTCATCACAAAACTAGCTCAGACAGGACACGGTCAGGTTTAATCATATATTTCTAAATGACAGGTATTTGTGTTTAGTAACAACTGCTTGAGTGATGTTCTGGAACAATCTGAGCAA
Protein-coding regions in this window:
- the LOC127534841 gene encoding GTPase IMAP family member 2-like, producing the protein SVSELRVVLLGSSWSEKTKVGNILLEQSLSCKEQSSCMRISGPMQNKKIAVIYTPNLPPLSSSMNELTTFIKDCVKYSAPGPHMFLLVVQPEDFTEGHGRRLCTVLENYSDRSFDHSVVLILTPREESPGWKEKHMENGPLKDLSSKFRHKLLVKDLDRVQLLTCFGQILKRNKGEHVSYEAFEDPTATLESLKQKTTPTPIRDAVITYGE